In Diadema setosum chromosome 7, eeDiaSeto1, whole genome shotgun sequence, the DNA window GTCTTTTGTTAACAGGTGGGAAGCCTCCAATGCCAAAGGACAAGACGGACATTAAATAAAAACATTGCATTCATGCAGATGACCACATTCCAAGAATCACTTTCCTCACTAAGATATTGTAGTCTTTGTGGGGTTATCCAAGCCATACCAAGAGATACCAAGAGTGAAATTCCTTTTTACAGACTATACTAAGACGAGCTGTCAAGTGAAAGTTCTCTTTGCCCCCTTTCTGTATTTTAGTACTGAGGACTCGTCatttcatgtaggcctaatttTGTCCAAGCCGAATACCACAAATTTTTAGCTTCGAAATCCTGTCATGAAGAGCATCCATTTTATCACTATCTTTAAGTTGTTTCCTGTTTCATGAAACTATCAAGTCGACTTCGAGAAAATGGAGATGAATGTCAGGCGTTTGTTGATGTAGGGGGTTTGGGGAGTAAGAGTCCGGGTAAGATTGCCGTGCTAGTCTTGTCAGTCCAGGCCGTTGGAATCGATTCACATCTTTTTaaactctttcatattttttcacgAGTTCGAGTACTAGTATAAGAATTTTTGGGTTTGCCGCTGACTTCATCTGATGCAAGATGATAAATTAGATTgtgcttgaaaattttaaccACTTGACTACCATTTTTAAAAtttagttcattttttttttctgttttgtctttGGTAGCTTATCGACATATTCACATGTTAGCCTAAAACGATTCCGGGTCAAGAATATCATGATGGTGGGGGAACTGGGGAATTGAGTGATTTTGGTCAATGTCATTTTGTGTCCAGAGATAAAGGTGAGTTTGGAAGGCATGAAATCACGCATAACCCAACAGGTTATGTGCCTGCATATTTTTTCTAGTCAAAGTACGACTTGCGTCTTGAAGAAACTGTATATCCTTTGAgctgaaaaatgagcaaatttTTGACGTGACCTGAGCGGAATTTGTAGGTGTCTGGAGGTCAGGTCATTGGCCCTGATCCCTATCCGGCGGGTGACCGCAGGTAGCGGGGATGCTTGACTATCCGAGAGAGCGTTTGTTGATTGGTACAGATACGATCGCCCACGGTGCATTCAACAAGGAGATGGAAGTAAGAGATAGAGTTTGGTTATGGAAGTTGAATTTTTCAATCATATTCTTTGACAACTCCTGGTTTATCCTACAATACGATCTTTCCCGCTGGAATTCAAGTGTTTGCTATAGTTAGCAATTGCTTTGCTCCATGTTTCGCAGTAaaacgcgcacacacatacacacagggAGATAACATAATGTTGTGAAGGAGGTCCATGTAGTTTTAAGGGTGCTTTTGTTCTGATTGTTTGTCGTTATGTTGTGTGATGTAACACGAATACATTTCGGTATTTGGCCAAAATGGCGCTTCAGAGCTTGGAATGATCAACTCTCTATATACAACTCCTGAGTCACAAACattttatcaaacaaaatataactacacGTCGAAATTGCGTAATATGAGATGAAATTTATTgtgctctttaaaaaaaaaacagtcaagaaagaaaaatagcaaAGGTTAACATTTTATAGCTGGAAAGACGTCTTTTAATTTGTCTGTAGGTCTATGTCTGATCCTAAATTACAGAACATGTCTCAATAGTGTAGTAACGTTATGCACTCAAAAATCTTCCAGTTTGTGTTCACCACTATTTTGTGATTCGTTATGAAACGCACCTGGAGTAAACCACCTGACGTCATGAACCTGATGTTCTGGCCATATATTGATAATTGTAAGGATGTTTACATGTTTTTAAGCAGGCAGGAGGCGTGCGAAGATAGCATTACACAAAGCCGCCATCAACGATATTTAATTATTCTAACTCAGAATATATGCCATGTTAAGTGGAAGTGTTTGGTCTGTCCTGAACATTTCACAATACTGACCATTCCTGAACATTTCACAATACTGACCATTCGGGTTGGTTTCAGGTGGATTTGAAAAGCAGTGAGTGTGAAATGTGTCGCGGCCGAGTGCATTtacagaagtaaaaaaaaaaaaaaaaatgaacacacacaccTGACAGTTACTTTCTTATATTGCATTGTAAGCAAAATCATAAAGCATTAATTTTTGGTAAGTAGAGAAAATACTCGGTCTTTAGAAATTCGAAtgctttctgtttgtttgttcgttgttgtttttttttttttcgttgtcaTCAATTCACTCGTCGACAATGTAGATGTAGTCTCTGCTCATAGACAAACCAGGCTGATATTCTTTTCGACGTATTAATGAACATTAATCTGAATGAACTCATTCCCTGTGGAGATGTTTACTATGATCCACCAACAACGAGTTATAAGGGAAGttagaaaatgttaaaatatcaGTAGCAACATCAATTTACCCAGTACATACGAACTGGACGTAAGAGGAGGAATACAGGAGGTTATGCTATCTGCGCAATCTACATAAGATGAATTGCGATTGATGATTAGAACCATTGCACGTTTCCAAACTCCGGGAACAGACTGAACACATTTAACTGGTAACTAATCTTTAAGTAATTTCTTTTCCAGAAGAACAACTCAATAGTGACGTCATATCGAGTGcattttgattaaaaacaaaacaacaagattCTTAATCAAGCTGAGACAGACAGGAAGACCCGCTTTTCCCAGAGATTGAGTATAGGttagcaaacaaacaatgtcaAACTCCATCACCCACTACATGGAGCAGGAAATTAAACCTTTGACCTAGAGCCAGTCTCGCTGATCACGTGGGGGCGCGACATCGGCACTTCCGATCCCGCGACCCGCGGACATCTCGGTACCTCTGATCGGATCTCGGTCCGAGCGTCGGAAGGCAGCTCCTGCTCGCTCAAAGGTACGACTCCCGCGCCGCACCATTTCAGGGATCTGTCTAAGTCCACCTCCCTTCAGGTAGAAGTAGACGGTTTcgatggtaaacatgatgagtGTAGAGGCAAAACCGAGGAGCATCAGATAGTAGGCACCCGCCAGATCTCGCCCTGTGATAGACTTTTTTGTCTCCTTGTGCCAAAGCCGCTTGTAAATATTCTTGCAGTAAGGCTTGTGGAATGTCTGTGATGTTATGTTGGCCAGGATacctttctttttcaatttcttgATGGCGTATGTGAGCTGATCCCGAAGCGGTGAGCCGGACTGGACAGCCAGGGGGAACTTGATGATGGTGACGTAACCTCCAACGATCAGCATGTCGCAGGGCCACCTTAGAGCCTCGTAATCCAGCATCTTCGACTCCGACAGGAGTCCGTAGCGCCCATTGTCACGCCTGACTTTTCGTACGCCGTCAATGAGGTCCTGCACGATCTTGGCTTCGTCTCCGGTCTGGATGTCGGTCCATGTCGTCCGCTTGTCGCCTTTCGTAGCCTGGTTGAGTAAATCGGCCGTAGGACTCCTACGCACCACTCCGAACTCAAACTGCTCCTGTTTGTTGAGATCAAACAGGCTGCGGATCTTGTACGGTGTCTTGTTGGCCTTGACAAGCGGCGAAATTTGCACGACGTAGAGCCAGATTAGCATGAGGGTGTAGGCGAACCAAAACGCAGTCAACACCCTGGCAGAGACTGAATTTGGCGCCTTTGGATATCCCTGGAAAGCCATGATGGAGAGCATGTAGTAGAAGGTGTTGTACAAGGAGAAGGTGTTGCCAACTTCTTCTGAAACCTCTCCCCTTTCGGACTTGGCTCGCCATTCGTTTCTGCTGAGGCGGCTAATGAGCCACATCAGGACGGTCGCTACTAGGAAGGCCACAAAGTTGGTCATCCAGGCATAGATGTTGAAAGGAAAGGTCAAAACGAAGGGGTGCTGGTAGACATAGGTCGGATGCTTGACCAGTAGCTTGACCGTACTCTTGAACCAGACGGACGTATAATCGATAAACTGTTCACGAATGTTGGTCTTTGTCAGGGCTGCAGCAATGATGTCGGCATCCTGTAGGAGTGTGAAAGTGCGATTGTAAGTGTGCAAGTatggaagagagagatagacataCATCCAAGGGAAGAGTAGCATGTTTCAAAACCAAAACTGAATAGTTACAAGCTTCAGTTTGCAATGGTATGGACTGCAAATAACGACCATGAAAAATTTATGTTTATATTGAAGGAGTTGTTCACTTTCGACAGTTACTTGTCTTCATCAAGCACTTCACATGACTACATTTTAGTCAGATCAGTCATTTCAAGCTGAAGGAAACATTGTGCTGGTTAAAATGTCACTACGTTGTTTTCTGTACAATAGGATCAATATTCTATAGATAATCTTTTGTATGGAAAAATCATACGTTTCTTCTCATATTCTTCATCTAAAGTATATCTTTCAAGAAAACTGGTTGCATTAGCTTCATAAGGAATGAGATGTTTATTCGGCAATTGGCAAAGTCAAGAAGGGTTTTGTAAGTAGATGATTACAAATTATAACTTATTGGCTATCGTTGTGGTTATTTTGCCGTTTATTTGACTAGTAAAGAAAATTATTTCGAAGGAAGGAGAAGACCGAGAAGACTCACTCCATCGTAGAGATCCCTCATCATGCCATCCCATTCTCGAGTGGACTGATCATACTGCCCGTAGTTCCCTTCACCCAGGAGTTCCAATCTGAAACAACAAATGGGGCATTCATGGAAGTCAAGTCACGTGACATACAATAGATATAACAGTCGATGAAGTCTTCGAGAAAAACACTCCATGTATGCATAAAATAGAGGAAAAATGCCCCAATTATGTATTGTATGAGTCAAAGTCCCTGAAACGAAAAATTGAAGAGATTTGaagaacaaataaataatttcCTGAGTTATGGGACAAGTACATCGTAATTCTGTTCTTATAATGTTCGTTTGTGTGTtccttttgcttgtttttgttttgtttgtttgttgttgtgtttggttttttgtgtttttgttttgtttgtttgttcgtttgttttttgtttatgcGCTTGCTACTCGACGTCACCTCATTATTCAATGTTGTCGCAATTGTGACACTTACATCGGTTTGTGTTTGTGATAACACAGATGTTATCAACCGggatcagagaaaatattatttGGATGTAATAGTCTTTTTGCATTGAGAATGCTGTGGTAGTTTATGTTATCCATATGTCCGAGTCATTTATCCTCTTTAGTCATCCTGTGTGAACATGAAATGCATGGTAGATGTTGACAAAAAAGCCTCGATTCTAACCACCACCCTATCCCTTGTTCGCGAGCAGACAAACTAATTGTGTTTACGCCTCAGAGAGCTTTTCTGCTTCTAAGGTGTGGTAGACAATCCCCTGTCCCTAGAATAATCTTCTAGTGAACAGCATTTGTACCACCACCACTGACACACTGCCAGCCACAAAACGTTATTTGCATTGTTCATCCGTTCTAACATCCattttagtgagaaaaataacaGCAACGAATGCACAGGATACGTTACAAACTGTAGCATTGTGATGATTAGGTGCCTATGACGACAAAgaaacattattttcaaaacATGCAGGTCAACAAACTATATTATTGTCTGCCTTGAGTTCGCTGCACttgcctcttcttttttttaagtttgagTCTGTCTATTGTTGTATAAAGGGTTTAACGCTTTTTTTGAGGAAGAGTTTGTTGAATCTTTAGTCATAAAATGATCCTTTCCTCGTCGTCCAAACATTTAACTTATGACAGACATCTTCATATTCTTATCTTTTGAGCTGACTGCAGACAACAGTTTTCCTTGACCAACCTGTAAGTGAAATCAAGGTCGAGATCCTCCTCGAACACTTTCTTGATTTGCCTCAGGAGCTCGGGGATGTATCCAATATAGGTTGAGTCGAGATCGACCAGCGTTTCACGCCGGTATCGTCGTGGATCTCGGATCAGCTCGTAATCATGACGCATCAAAAATGGCGGTTCCTGAGGATGCATACGATCAGATTGAttacaaaactttttattaGTTTTGTTTTCCGTAGCTACTAACGATCTTTCATGTATTCAGGCTGATTGGAAAAGTACAAAAGTCCTGATATTATATCGAGTCGTGTGAAGGTCGTTGCCTTCATGCGTGATGTTACAAGTTTATGTGGTTTCAAATTCCATCTCATTGTGGGTTTAGATGGCATCTTGCGttgcatacatatacatttaattCATAAGTCAATCCCCTATCGGAAAGGTCATGcaaaatgcaatacatgtatttggtaTTCAAAGAAAGAACAAGAAACCTGGTAAAGCATTCTAAACTTTAATTTGTAGACGGACAAAAGTCACAGTTCAGCCTTAACGATGCAGTTACTGTTTGTCTATACACCGCCTGACTTCACCTCAACTCACCcagctttcttttttcttttttttttctttttgcatctAGTTGGCCGTGATGTCGATTTAACAAACCCAATGGGGTGTGACACCGCGACAGCCCCTCTTCAGAAGAGCGTTGTTATCCACAAGGGAATAAAACTGGTACCTAATCCCAATTCAATTGCAGCTTTTAACAGGACGTCAGGGCCAATTGGTATTAGAATAAAGGACAGTATAAGGGTTAGTGACATCTACGATCAGACGATCTAATTAGGGGAGCATAAGTGTAACAATTtaacaatgaaaaacagtaCATTTTCATTGGCAGGATTTAACAAACAACAGAACATTCTCAGCAAGTATCGTTCACATCATTATTGTCGTTTGACAATCATGGATGACGTCGATAGACTTCATGATATCTGTAGATGTCCGTTACAAGCATTtttagcatatatatatatatatatatattagtgaCTTTCTTGAATAAACGCAGTCTCGCAAAGTCGatctttattagtttgaatatgGTAAGTTATGGTCATAAATCatagttatgattatgattatgtttatgattatgattatgattatgacacTCATTCATTGTCGACACTGTGTAACTTCACCTCAACTCACCtagattgttttatttttggttcCTTTTTTTGTATTTAGTTGGCCATGATATCGATTTAACAAAGCCAACTGGGTGTAACAACGCGACAGCCTCTCTTTAGAAGGACGTTGTTGCTCAAAAGGGAACAAAAGTAATACTTGTACCTAATTCCAATTCAATGACAGCAATTATCGGCCCATCAGGGCCGATCAGTAAACAATCGACAGTAAAGAGGTTAGTGACATCTATGATCTACTTATGAGAGTATGAGTGTAACAATCTCTCAATAAGAAAGCAAAACATTTGCAATgactggattaaaaaaaaaaaaacacggaaaATTCTTATCAAATGCTTTCCAAACTATTATTGTCTGCAGAACCTTTTGACTTCAGAATTCCTGTAGATGTCGGTTAAACAGCTTGTTGTCTAAATCTTATTGGAGTAACTTCCTTGAACGGACTAAATTTCGATCTTGAATAGTTTCAAGTTTGAACAACTCTATTGTGCTGTGATATTCTGTCGTATATGCTGTCGTATATCTTAATGTGATTATGACACTGTTTCGGCGGAGAAACGATGAAGGTATGCTTTAATTAAAATGCTGTAATGTAACAAAATCTTCCTGTGGTGAAAACATACCTCGATACTAAGGATGTGTATGTGGCTCTCTTCCGCCATGCGGTAAGGTTGCATGTAGAGACGCTTTCCAGGCTTTCCAGGCCATCGTGTTCCTTTTTTCTCTTCCCAGTGATGGATGTTTTGGGTGAAAAGTCCCAGctttttcaagaaaacaaaatattatgaCGTCTTAATAGCAGTAAAGATAAGTCGAGATAGGAAAAACTCACGACATTTATGATTATTTCTGCGTTAATGGTGCTGTTTAATGCGCCAGCTCCTCCAGGGCAGCAACTGATTTTTACAGTAGTCAGATCAAGATGAAGTTGAATGCAGTTATGAATATAAGATTATACATAACTACTGCGTGCTATTGATTTGCCAttgtataatcattatcatcactctaattctcattatcataattacagTAGAAGCAGAATTAGGATGGTCATTATCtttcatcatgattattatcagTATCACTGTAATCATCACTGCcatttacaaaataattgtaATCACACGTTATGCGAAACACCAACGACAAAATACATCATGCTACTCGATCTTGGAATATATTGCAAAGAATGATCCCTTAACCAGTCCTTAAAATGATAACACAGTGCAGCAAATCCTTCTTTTCGGCTGCTTCGGAAGTGTGGCTCTGTTCTATAATGCCCCGTTGATATATTCGGGTGAAGGTTCATTGTATAAACGTGGTATTATACTAAGCACTGCAAATATCCAATCACGCACCCAGGCGTATGAGTGCACTTTcatttaggcctacttatcTACTCTAGACACATGTTATTGCATAGTTTGGAAAGTAGCGAAAACCCTCTACTTATTTTGAGAAAGGAAACGATTTTACCTTTATGTCCTCTGCTTCTCATACATCTTTTGTAATCACTGTTTAGAAATCTATGTGTTCAGATGTATATTCATATCTAATAAGACATATCGTGTTTGCATGTGAGATTACGCAGAATGATTCAAGTAGATGTTTGTGAGAATAGACTGGAATCGGATTCCCACTTAAATTGAATGGGAATTGATTGTCCAGTCACCTTGCTTATGGACAGGTACTGGTCCTTGCCGACGTAAATGTTGATGGTGTAGTTGACACGGTTGCCATGGGAATCGAACGCTACTTCCCCGCTGCATCCCTCAAACGAAAACTGAGTGGTATGAAAACACATGAAACGATGAGATGAAACAGTTATCAGAAAAACGATTCTAGGCTAAGACATAAAAGTCACAGAACTTAGCGTTTATTTTTCCAAATAGCTTCAGACCGATGTTATTTAAACATATTCTACATATATCTCATGTACATTACACATGcacacccacaaacacaaacacacacacaaatgttatgttAAATGTATTTGTTATTCGTTCATGATAGTCTGAATCTAAAGTGACCTTTGTCGATCATAATTTCTTCTGCAATCATGAATTCATCTGCAAGTCTCAACAGTAACCGAATAGGCCTACTCTGTTTATTGATAATATTATACTCTTTAACATGCCGGTGTAGTACCTATACGCGACATATGATAGAATGTCAGAAAGTCATCTTATGTTAGGTAGAAGGGAATGCCATCAATTAATTTGCATGAAAAGTTGAGTTAATTTGTGATCTTCTCATCGAGATCGAGACCtaacctttgagaaatatggaAGCAGCTTGCTCTTTCCACTTCCACAGCGGCTGGAGGGAGGATAATACGTGTTATCCTGTTTGTAGGCGTACAGGGTGTGGCCCATGGCTAGAAGGGAATCGTATGTCAGCTGCTCTCTGTACGGCCACTTGCGGATGGCTGTGGGGCGACGGGTGAAGTAGTTCCCGCCCACGGAGGAAGCCATCTCCATCTTGAATCGCGTGAGGAAGGCTGAGTTGTAGCGGAGTTTGGTTTCCAGGAAAGTCTTGCCAAGGTAGGCCACGTTCTGCCACGGAGCACGTGAAAAGGACATTTATCAACCAAACACAGCGCTCAGAAATAGTGGAATTTGTAAATAATGATGCACTTTCATTGGCGATTTATAGCAAATGTACACGGCatattttgtcaatttgtaAGAATGCCAACTCTCCGGGATGCTACTTTAAATGTATAGAGTTAAGGTGAAACGGAGAAAACGGATTGAAAATTTTAACTTCTCAATCTCTTATATCAAACAAATATCAAACGTTCACGATAAATATGTCATTGAACATCATCATACATTGAATGGCTATTTTGTACAATGGTTGGTGGGGAAAAATAAAGCATTGAAAATGGCACCCCAATTTCTATAAACTTACCGGGTTACCGAAAAGCCAGTGCCAGCCATCAAACAGGAGACCCTCTTCATAAGCCTGTATGTTAATAGAAATTGTATGTTAAGAAGAAACAAAACGTTAAAGTAAGCATGAAATACCTCAAAATACGACCTTCTTACTGTATACATCAAGATTTAATCAAGTATTATGAGAATGcgacaacacaacaaaaaccatTTGTACAAAACATCGAAACGCTACTGTTGGAGTATTAAGAATTGTGTTGTtttaagaattcatacaaaatgacgacgaaataaaatttataacattttttacTCCACTTACGTTGTCGACGACAACCTTGAGATTCTCTTCGACGTGCATGTATACGACGATGTTCTTGACAGCCCTCTCTTTGAGGTCTTTCATCTGAGCCCGGGGATCGTCGAGATCGATGACCATGGGTGTTACGATCCAACCAGTTTCAGGGGACATGTTCATCAGTTCTTCCACCATAGTATACCCttcaaaaagagaaatgaaagatGTCAAAttttgccacaaaaaaaaaatcctaggACGTTGACGTGATTGCGGAGTTCCGCTCAACGTAATGCGAGTATCGTTCCCTGAAATACAATTTTATTAATTAAAATCTGGGATATCGTCATTAAGATGTGACGCTGCAGGGTTAACAGGCGTAATGTCCCGCGTAAATGAGAACACCTGTACTGTATTCTATTCTAATAATAAAACCTCGTCTTTAACAATATATGTTTGTGAGAATCTTAGCGCATAGAAAGTATTTGGCACAAACAAATCTCAGTTAACCAAATTAATATTCAGAAGTCTTGTTTCACATTCCCTGCGGAACCGCGATTTCTTGCTTTCCCCGACTCTCGTTTGTGCTCCTCGGTATATGTATCTGAAATGTCAATCTGTACT includes these proteins:
- the LOC140230819 gene encoding glutamate receptor 2-like — its product is MYVIGLIGCLASLLTVSSGENIKVGAMYGEYTHINDVFKEILTDAAEHINRDGSILPRGDQISVVHFHSATETGWYRDSISVGVRAACSFINNKDAHALILPDDVCLNCQGLGYIMGDAYYPTIATDQAEESGAIKMYPILEELIELVSGVIKNYHWTTFVLLYDQDTGYTMVEELMNMSPETGWIVTPMVIDLDDPRAQMKDLKERAVKNIVVYMHVEENLKVVVDNAYEEGLLFDGWHWLFGNPNVAYLGKTFLETKLRYNSAFLTRFKMEMASSVGGNYFTRRPTAIRKWPYREQLTYDSLLAMGHTLYAYKQDNTYYPPSSRCGSGKSKLLPYFSKFSFEGCSGEVAFDSHGNRVNYTINIYVGKDQYLSISKLGLFTQNIHHWEEKKGTRWPGKPGKRLYMQPYRMAEESHIHILSIEEPPFLMRHDYELIRDPRRYRRETLVDLDSTYIGYIPELLRQIKKVFEEDLDLDFTYRLELLGEGNYGQYDQSTREWDGMMRDLYDGDADIIAAALTKTNIREQFIDYTSVWFKSTVKLLVKHPTYVYQHPFVLTFPFNIYAWMTNFVAFLVATVLMWLISRLSRNEWRAKSERGEVSEEVGNTFSLYNTFYYMLSIMAFQGYPKAPNSVSARVLTAFWFAYTLMLIWLYVVQISPLVKANKTPYKIRSLFDLNKQEQFEFGVVRRSPTADLLNQATKGDKRTTWTDIQTGDEAKIVQDLIDGVRKVRRDNGRYGLLSESKMLDYEALRWPCDMLIVGGYVTIIKFPLAVQSGSPLRDQLTYAIKKLKKKGILANITSQTFHKPYCKNIYKRLWHKETKKSITGRDLAGAYYLMLLGFASTLIMFTIETVYFYLKGGGLRQIPEMVRRGSRTFERAGAAFRRSDRDPIRGTEMSAGRGIGSADVAPPRDQRDWL